From a region of the Salipiger profundus genome:
- the tnpB gene encoding IS66 family insertion sequence element accessory protein TnpB (TnpB, as the term is used for proteins encoded by IS66 family insertion elements, is considered an accessory protein, since TnpC, encoded by a neighboring gene, is a DDE family transposase.): MLMPSQGVRILVATKPVDFRKGHDGLAALVQSMLAEDPFTGTVFVFRSKRADRLKILFWDGSGLVMAYKRLEESTFTWPSIRDGAMTLNRAQFEAMFAGLDWRRVRSLEVRRPAVAE, encoded by the coding sequence ATGTTGATGCCCTCGCAGGGTGTGCGGATCCTGGTGGCGACGAAGCCGGTCGACTTCCGCAAAGGCCATGATGGCCTCGCGGCGCTGGTGCAGTCGATGCTGGCCGAGGACCCGTTCACTGGCACGGTCTTCGTGTTCCGCTCGAAGCGCGCCGACCGGTTGAAGATCCTGTTCTGGGACGGCAGTGGTTTGGTCATGGCCTACAAGCGGCTTGAGGAAAGCACATTCACCTGGCCTTCGATCCGTGACGGGGCCATGACCCTGAACCGCGCACAGTTCGAGGCCATGTTCGCCGGCCTGGACTGGCGCCGGGTGCGGTCACTGGAGGTCCGCCGTCCGGCTGTGGCAGAGTGA
- the tnpA gene encoding IS66-like element accessory protein TnpA, giving the protein MFAKSSFLTALGVEVFASGQRRWPDHVKAQAVAETLEPGATVSGVAARYEIMPSQLTAWRRLAKEGKLVLPAVEVNEAVFAPLVVCDEITAASEAEPPSAGTPIRIVRGTVIIELAKDAPAARIAEIVHALEAHPC; this is encoded by the coding sequence ATGTTCGCAAAGAGTTCGTTTCTCACGGCGCTTGGTGTTGAAGTCTTCGCTTCTGGCCAGAGGCGTTGGCCGGATCACGTTAAGGCGCAGGCGGTGGCCGAGACGCTGGAGCCCGGGGCGACGGTGTCGGGTGTCGCGGCGCGTTACGAGATCATGCCGAGTCAGCTGACGGCGTGGCGGCGGCTGGCCAAGGAGGGCAAGCTCGTCTTGCCCGCGGTGGAGGTCAACGAAGCTGTCTTCGCACCTCTGGTGGTCTGCGACGAGATCACGGCGGCCTCTGAGGCTGAACCGCCAAGCGCCGGGACGCCGATCAGGATTGTGCGGGGTACGGTCATCATCGAACTCGCGAAGGATGCGCCCGCCGCCCGGATCGCCGAGATCGTCCACGCCTTGGAGGCGCATCCATGTTGA
- a CDS encoding ATP-binding protein, giving the protein MYPRFAKERVEEALSDTRVVLISGPRQSGKTTLAMDVAGDKTPFLTLDDANVLRSAVDDPVGFVRGLDRAVIDEVQRAPDLLLAIKNLVDDDKTPGRFLLTGSANLMTLPKVADSLAGRMEVIRLLPLSQAETIGVKSNFIDRAFAGKKPAVDHIVVGDGLVETVLSGGYPEALGRRRWSRKQDWYHEYLDALVQRDVRDVAQIEQLSVMPKLLTVLAEHSGQLVNYSGIGGAIGLNHVTTQKYVGVFESLYLVHTLQPWFTNRLKRLTKSPKLHFLDAGLLAAMREVSPDSVKKDRTAFGPILETFVFSELRKIASWSEQRCTFAHYRDKEKNEVDLVLENRRGQIVGIEVKSSATVSAADFSGLRKLADACGDKFVQGMVLYDHDKVVPFGERSFAAPLSSLWSAL; this is encoded by the coding sequence ATGTACCCGAGATTCGCCAAAGAGAGAGTAGAGGAAGCACTCTCAGACACGCGCGTGGTTCTTATCTCCGGACCGCGCCAATCAGGCAAGACGACGCTTGCGATGGACGTCGCAGGAGACAAGACGCCCTTCCTAACTTTAGACGATGCCAACGTTCTGAGATCGGCAGTTGATGACCCTGTCGGTTTTGTGCGCGGTCTGGATCGTGCTGTAATCGACGAAGTCCAACGCGCGCCGGACCTGCTGCTCGCAATCAAGAATCTGGTCGACGATGACAAAACACCAGGTCGCTTTCTGTTGACGGGTTCCGCAAATCTTATGACCCTTCCGAAGGTTGCGGACTCGCTCGCCGGACGGATGGAGGTCATACGGCTCTTGCCTCTCAGCCAAGCCGAAACCATAGGCGTAAAATCGAACTTTATCGACAGGGCGTTTGCAGGGAAAAAACCAGCCGTAGACCACATAGTTGTCGGGGATGGCTTAGTCGAAACCGTTCTGTCTGGCGGCTACCCTGAGGCGCTTGGCCGGAGAAGATGGTCGCGCAAACAGGACTGGTACCACGAATACCTCGATGCACTTGTCCAGCGAGATGTACGAGACGTGGCGCAAATCGAACAGCTTTCTGTCATGCCAAAGCTTCTGACAGTTCTAGCAGAACATTCCGGTCAATTGGTGAATTACTCCGGTATTGGCGGCGCCATTGGCCTCAACCATGTCACGACGCAAAAGTATGTTGGTGTCTTCGAAAGTCTTTACCTCGTGCATACCCTCCAGCCTTGGTTCACGAACCGGCTGAAACGTTTGACAAAATCGCCGAAACTTCACTTTTTGGATGCGGGATTGCTGGCGGCGATGCGTGAAGTGTCGCCGGATTCGGTCAAGAAAGACCGAACCGCTTTCGGCCCGATCCTTGAGACCTTTGTTTTCAGCGAACTTCGCAAGATTGCTTCCTGGAGTGAACAGCGATGCACGTTCGCTCACTACCGAGACAAGGAAAAGAATGAGGTCGACTTGGTTCTGGAGAACCGGCGGGGCCAGATCGTCGGGATTGAGGTGAAATCCTCTGCGACGGTATCAGCGGCGGATTTTTCTGGACTGCGTAAGTTGGCGGACGCATGCGGAGACAAGTTTGTCCAAGGAATGGTGCTCTATGATCACGACAAGGTCGTGCCATTTGGAGAGAGAAGTTTCGCGGCCCCGCTTTCCAGCCTTTGGAGTGCGCTATGA
- the scpB gene encoding SMC-Scp complex subunit ScpB, with translation MTSATRKRKPAEGGGAVFDRDLDDLPQELRWREWMGRIEAVLFTSASPVGREDLVRVVGQGASVEMLIEDIQAELTGRPYELAQVAGGWMFRTRTQFAEAIKTAANLGEQSLAFSEMEMGVLCAIAYHQPIDRAGLADIFGKEVSRDLLARLRYKDLIASGPRSPRPGAPHTFVTTETFLVTFDLQSLRDLPELEMPEP, from the coding sequence ATGACGAGTGCGACCCGGAAACGGAAACCTGCTGAGGGGGGCGGCGCTGTCTTTGATCGGGACCTCGATGACCTGCCGCAGGAGCTGCGTTGGCGCGAATGGATGGGACGGATCGAGGCGGTATTGTTCACCAGTGCTTCGCCGGTCGGCCGAGAAGACCTGGTGCGGGTGGTGGGGCAGGGGGCCTCGGTGGAGATGCTGATCGAGGACATCCAGGCCGAGTTGACCGGACGCCCTTACGAGCTGGCGCAGGTCGCCGGCGGGTGGATGTTCCGGACCAGGACCCAGTTCGCCGAGGCGATCAAGACGGCAGCCAATCTCGGCGAGCAGTCCCTGGCTTTTTCCGAGATGGAGATGGGGGTGCTCTGCGCCATCGCTTATCATCAGCCGATCGACCGGGCGGGGCTGGCCGACATCTTCGGTAAGGAAGTCAGCCGCGACCTGTTGGCCCGGCTGCGCTACAAGGACCTGATCGCCAGCGGGCCACGCTCGCCGCGGCCCGGCGCGCCGCATACCTTCGTAACCACGGAGACCTTCCTGGTGACCTTCGATCTGCAGAGCCTGCGGGATCTGCCGGAGCTGGAAATGCCGGAACCTTGA
- a CDS encoding DUF1403 family protein, whose protein sequence is MTYQPATISDDLNTLPQLPGWVTSGGAETLETVAFRSGAALTVLDQLVSDPRHGVPAKLLANRLALSAATATSKLEGRLAREADIRDAYHLTPPGEARGPDGDLLAFWREAVRLQLRGPKEIADLIGPHLVEDLADWLDIGQDRARTHGPLAGGVEVLRAMLKADDRAERVACLLSDIVLARALNWKAVLPVTAQQLTKGILRDLAAGGQGAKLAVQARILESIRETIRLARDLVRRAEALRAVAPKLRAKGSDAAVDLFLTEDAVAPASMLSPRIRGTSIPMTDRAARRFCDRLVELGVARELTGRPTFRLYGIAS, encoded by the coding sequence ATGACATATCAGCCCGCCACCATCTCCGACGACCTGAACACCCTACCGCAGCTGCCGGGTTGGGTCACCTCCGGGGGAGCGGAAACCCTTGAAACTGTGGCCTTTCGGTCGGGGGCTGCGCTGACGGTGCTCGATCAGCTGGTCTCCGATCCGCGGCATGGTGTGCCGGCAAAGCTGCTTGCGAACCGGTTGGCGCTCAGTGCCGCGACGGCGACGTCCAAACTGGAAGGGCGGCTGGCGCGGGAAGCCGATATCCGCGACGCCTACCATCTGACACCGCCGGGCGAGGCGCGGGGGCCGGACGGTGATCTGCTGGCGTTTTGGCGCGAGGCGGTTCGGCTCCAGCTACGTGGGCCTAAGGAGATCGCAGACCTGATCGGTCCGCATCTCGTGGAGGATTTGGCCGATTGGTTGGACATTGGACAAGATCGGGCACGCACCCATGGGCCGCTTGCTGGTGGAGTGGAGGTCCTACGCGCCATGCTCAAGGCCGACGACCGGGCGGAACGGGTCGCCTGCCTGCTCTCGGACATTGTCCTGGCGCGGGCTCTGAATTGGAAGGCGGTTCTGCCGGTTACGGCGCAGCAGCTCACCAAGGGGATTCTGCGTGATCTAGCCGCAGGCGGGCAGGGGGCCAAACTGGCGGTTCAGGCCCGGATTCTTGAGAGCATCCGAGAGACGATCCGGCTGGCGCGGGATCTTGTCCGTCGCGCAGAGGCGCTTCGTGCCGTCGCCCCGAAACTCAGGGCAAAGGGATCAGACGCGGCCGTCGATCTGTTCCTGACCGAGGATGCCGTGGCGCCGGCGTCGATGCTGTCGCCGCGCATCCGGGGGACCTCGATCCCCATGACCGACCGCGCCGCGCGGCGGTTCTGCGACCGGCTGGTGGAGTTGGGCGTGGCGCGGGAACTGACCGGGCGCCCGACGTTCAGGCTCTATGGGATCGCATCATGA
- a CDS encoding TniQ family protein, which translates to MTAQVRFPVAPRPFRDELLSSWVARVAARYGAEPLELMVYLAGQGGGDAGAQQVDDVAPDMELLRLWAKACRIDPERLRRRSLASRYPDQPRGWLLIEIVPVCLACFDTDVVADRDAYLRVNWRLAERVVCPAHRTMLLDRCPACLGRLRLSFRMLNGLLRPFCRKCDAVLTGRGGETEDPLKADFAAGVLELQRQISEIVRGDPGRLDRLEYAIRTLWAPLDRDGAARPVLALWYDEPGWNCPYEARAAVGRPAPLQHLSVRWRALTLVILHDLFGADLVPGAFLPEAALVLFRRAAPLPWLTDGRDLRNGKGKRMIDAGAERVHRLIKRPVHRLNGNFLDERGDFGRIHP; encoded by the coding sequence ATGACGGCTCAAGTCCGGTTTCCCGTCGCGCCGCGTCCGTTCCGGGACGAACTGCTTTCGTCCTGGGTGGCGCGGGTTGCCGCGCGCTACGGGGCGGAGCCCCTTGAGCTGATGGTGTATCTGGCGGGGCAGGGGGGTGGGGACGCAGGCGCGCAGCAGGTTGACGACGTGGCGCCGGATATGGAGCTGCTCAGGCTTTGGGCGAAAGCCTGCAGGATCGATCCGGAACGGCTTCGGCGCAGGTCACTGGCTTCCCGATATCCTGATCAGCCGCGGGGCTGGTTGCTGATCGAGATTGTGCCGGTCTGTCTTGCCTGTTTCGATACGGATGTCGTTGCCGATCGCGATGCCTATCTGCGGGTGAATTGGCGACTGGCGGAACGGGTGGTTTGCCCGGCGCACCGGACCATGCTCCTGGACCGCTGCCCCGCCTGTCTCGGCCGCCTGAGGCTTTCCTTTCGCATGCTGAATGGCCTGCTGCGCCCATTCTGTCGTAAGTGCGATGCCGTCCTGACCGGCAGGGGAGGGGAGACAGAGGACCCTTTGAAGGCGGATTTTGCTGCGGGAGTTCTCGAGCTCCAACGCCAGATCAGCGAAATCGTCAGAGGGGACCCAGGCCGTCTCGATCGACTCGAGTATGCAATTCGCACTTTATGGGCGCCGCTCGATCGCGACGGGGCGGCCCGGCCCGTCCTCGCGCTCTGGTACGATGAACCTGGATGGAATTGTCCCTACGAGGCCCGTGCGGCCGTCGGTCGGCCTGCGCCGCTTCAGCACCTATCAGTGCGCTGGCGGGCTCTGACGCTGGTGATCTTGCATGACCTCTTTGGAGCAGATCTGGTGCCCGGCGCGTTCCTCCCGGAGGCCGCGCTCGTCCTGTTCCGGCGTGCCGCCCCATTGCCGTGGCTCACGGATGGGCGGGATCTACGGAACGGCAAAGGAAAGCGCATGATTGACGCTGGAGCGGAACGAGTCCACAGATTGATCAAGAGGCCCGTCCACCGGTTAAATGGAAATTTCCTCGACGAGAGAGGCGATTTCGGCCGAATCCACCCATGA
- a CDS encoding TniB family NTP-binding protein, with product MVVTEGSAFAHLDPTYRRFAALPDDERIAWIRADRWIGFDQSGAALARLENLLTYPPRDRMPCLLIYGDTGMGKTKIVRKFERDHPPKFSQITGVDHRPVVVVQVPSEPIERDLYRELLASMGAPTMTGGTLAREKDICRSLLRTVGAKMIILDEVNGMLAGTFRQQRIFLNAIRFLANDLRIPLVCAGTDLARQALLTDAQLAERFEAFHLKPWQNDAAFAGLLKSFERILPLREASDLVSAEARERIHKLTSGVTARIFRLIETAAEDAVRSGKERLDAESFGDNLVLPLVSMTQTVRRRGRRVPQPVGV from the coding sequence ATGGTCGTGACCGAAGGCAGCGCATTTGCACATCTCGATCCGACCTACCGCCGGTTTGCGGCGCTGCCGGATGATGAGCGCATTGCCTGGATCCGGGCTGACCGCTGGATCGGATTCGATCAGTCTGGGGCCGCTCTGGCACGTCTGGAGAACTTATTGACCTATCCACCGCGAGACCGGATGCCATGCCTGCTGATCTACGGTGACACCGGCATGGGCAAGACCAAGATCGTCCGCAAGTTTGAACGTGACCACCCGCCGAAATTCAGCCAGATCACCGGCGTTGACCATCGCCCGGTGGTTGTCGTGCAAGTGCCATCCGAACCCATCGAGCGCGATCTTTACCGCGAACTTCTGGCCAGCATGGGCGCGCCGACGATGACAGGCGGAACGCTCGCTCGTGAGAAGGATATCTGCCGGTCGCTGCTGCGTACCGTGGGGGCGAAGATGATCATTCTCGATGAGGTGAACGGGATGCTGGCCGGTACCTTCCGTCAGCAGCGCATCTTTCTCAATGCGATCCGATTTCTGGCCAATGACCTTCGGATTCCACTGGTTTGTGCCGGAACGGACCTGGCTCGGCAGGCCCTGCTGACCGATGCGCAACTGGCCGAGCGCTTCGAGGCGTTCCATCTCAAGCCCTGGCAGAACGATGCTGCCTTCGCCGGGCTCCTGAAAAGTTTCGAGCGCATCCTGCCCTTGCGCGAGGCCTCCGATCTGGTCAGCGCGGAGGCCAGAGAGCGGATTCACAAGCTGACCTCCGGCGTGACGGCGCGCATCTTCCGCCTGATCGAGACGGCGGCGGAAGATGCGGTCCGGTCGGGCAAAGAGCGCCTCGACGCGGAAAGTTTCGGCGACAATCTGGTTCTGCCGCTGGTCTCGATGACCCAGACGGTTCGGAGGCGGGGAAGGCGTGTACCGCAACCGGTCGGGGTATGA
- a CDS encoding Mu transposase C-terminal domain-containing protein — translation MVDRSDINAVDDTAWEQAVAREAVIRRLASKVSPNRAEFLKACRELGLKRSRLYELISAYKARPVASSLLAAQVGTPTGSRRLPDEIEAVISGAIEEFYKSLQKPSINALQKEVRRRCSQRGLRPPCWTTLRDRVAAIDPAELIAAREGAKVSRQRHHPVPGSYQVERAYEVVQIDHTLVDVIVVDRVHRKPLQRPWLTLAIDVASRMVAGFYLTLEPPSALSVALAIQHLVQPKFDWLESMGIDADWPAEGLPETIHVDNAKEFRSKAMKRGAEEHGISLQYRPIGAPHYGGHIERLIGTMMGAVHLLPGSTFSNIKDRGDYDSVGKSTMTLDELEHWLALEITRYHAERHRSLGIPPVAAWNEAYGRREAPLRRPYDPEGFRIDFLPSTERMVRRDGIHLFGLRYWDDVLSLWAGRQDRQLRVSYDPRDLSTIFVLGPEGQRYAVRFADLCHPSITLAEHRRAQAILRERGRALEDEDLIFAVIEEQRALVDAASSRTREARRFSEKRDRALDGVGAYEAVDAGSEPKESENVLRDHPGFEVEEWS, via the coding sequence ATGGTGGATCGATCAGACATCAACGCCGTCGACGATACTGCGTGGGAACAGGCGGTTGCGCGGGAAGCTGTGATCCGTCGGCTTGCAAGCAAGGTGTCACCGAACCGTGCCGAGTTTCTCAAGGCCTGCCGCGAACTTGGTCTCAAGCGCTCCCGCCTGTACGAGTTGATCTCAGCGTACAAGGCGCGCCCGGTCGCCAGTTCCTTGCTGGCGGCTCAAGTCGGAACACCGACGGGCAGCCGTCGGCTGCCTGACGAGATCGAAGCGGTGATTTCGGGGGCGATCGAGGAGTTCTACAAGTCCCTCCAGAAGCCAAGTATCAATGCCCTGCAAAAAGAGGTGCGCAGGCGGTGCAGTCAGAGAGGTCTACGTCCCCCGTGCTGGACCACATTGCGGGACCGTGTGGCGGCGATAGATCCGGCGGAGCTTATAGCTGCGCGTGAAGGCGCCAAGGTCTCTCGCCAGCGCCATCATCCGGTGCCAGGCAGCTATCAGGTCGAACGGGCCTATGAGGTGGTTCAGATCGATCATACGCTGGTGGATGTCATCGTCGTGGACCGGGTTCACCGGAAGCCTTTGCAAAGGCCCTGGCTGACGCTCGCCATAGACGTCGCCAGCCGCATGGTGGCCGGATTCTACCTGACGCTGGAGCCGCCGTCGGCCTTGTCGGTGGCACTGGCCATTCAGCATCTGGTGCAGCCCAAATTCGACTGGCTGGAGAGCATGGGTATCGACGCGGATTGGCCCGCAGAGGGATTGCCGGAGACCATTCACGTCGACAATGCCAAGGAGTTCCGCTCAAAGGCGATGAAACGGGGTGCCGAGGAGCACGGGATTTCGCTGCAGTACCGGCCGATAGGTGCGCCACATTACGGCGGTCACATTGAGCGGCTGATCGGCACGATGATGGGGGCGGTCCACCTTCTGCCGGGATCGACCTTCAGCAACATCAAGGACCGCGGCGACTATGATTCCGTGGGCAAATCGACGATGACGCTCGACGAGCTGGAGCACTGGTTGGCGCTGGAAATCACCCGTTATCATGCCGAACGGCACCGCTCGCTCGGGATTCCGCCGGTTGCGGCCTGGAACGAGGCCTATGGGCGCCGCGAGGCACCTTTGCGCCGGCCTTACGATCCGGAGGGGTTCCGGATCGACTTCCTGCCGAGCACGGAACGCATGGTGCGCCGCGATGGCATACATCTCTTCGGCCTGCGGTATTGGGACGATGTCCTGAGCCTCTGGGCTGGTCGTCAGGACCGGCAATTGCGCGTGTCTTATGATCCGCGCGATCTCTCGACGATCTTTGTGCTTGGCCCCGAAGGCCAGCGCTATGCTGTGCGGTTTGCGGACTTGTGCCATCCCTCAATCACTCTTGCGGAGCATCGCCGTGCGCAGGCGATTTTGCGCGAGCGCGGGCGCGCGCTCGAGGATGAAGACCTCATATTCGCGGTGATCGAGGAGCAGCGCGCCCTGGTTGATGCTGCCAGCAGCAGGACACGGGAGGCTAGGCGATTTTCGGAGAAACGGGACCGAGCGCTTGATGGGGTAGGGGCCTACGAGGCTGTGGATGCAGGTTCGGAGCCCAAGGAAAGCGAGAATGTGCTCAGGGACCACCCGGGGTTCGAAGTTGAGGAATGGTCGTGA
- a CDS encoding tyrosine-type recombinase/integrase, whose amino-acid sequence MGSLTNNGTKIDGSDVPETEISSSAPDDTSTGNERDERATSDRAPVALPAHVAGSGTLDRLVDTARDYAKASTAENTNKAYVADWKHFARWCRLKGTEPLPPSNEMIGLYLADLAAGSGSSPGLSVSTIERRLSGLAWNYVQRGFALDRKDRHIATVLAGIKRQHARPPVQKEAILPDDILAMVATLPHDLRGLRDRAILLIGFAGGLRRSEIVSLDHGKDDTPVSGGWIEILKDGAVLTLNAKTGWREVEVGRGSSEQTCPVHALEQWLHFARIDFGAVFVRTSRDGKKALESRLSDKHVARLIKQTVLDAGIRADLPEKDRLALFSGHSLRAGLASSAEVDERYIQKQLGHASAEMTRRYQRRRDRFRVNMTKAAGL is encoded by the coding sequence ATGGGTAGTCTCACAAATAACGGCACCAAAATCGATGGCTCAGACGTCCCTGAGACCGAGATTTCGAGCTCAGCGCCCGACGACACGTCGACCGGCAACGAGCGAGACGAGAGAGCCACATCCGACAGGGCGCCCGTCGCCCTGCCCGCCCATGTCGCAGGCTCCGGCACGCTCGATCGCCTGGTCGACACGGCCCGCGACTACGCTAAGGCATCGACGGCCGAGAACACGAACAAGGCCTACGTGGCCGACTGGAAACATTTTGCCCGCTGGTGCAGGCTCAAGGGGACCGAGCCCCTGCCCCCGTCCAATGAAATGATCGGGCTCTACCTCGCCGATCTGGCTGCCGGGTCGGGGTCCTCCCCTGGCCTGTCTGTCTCGACGATCGAGCGGCGGCTCTCGGGTCTCGCCTGGAACTACGTACAGCGCGGGTTTGCCCTTGACCGCAAAGACCGGCACATTGCCACGGTTCTGGCCGGTATCAAACGGCAGCATGCGCGGCCACCGGTCCAGAAAGAGGCCATTCTTCCGGACGACATCCTCGCCATGGTGGCCACCCTGCCCCACGACCTGCGCGGGCTCCGGGATCGTGCCATCCTGTTGATCGGCTTCGCCGGCGGGCTCCGGCGCTCCGAGATTGTCAGCCTCGATCACGGCAAGGACGATACCCCGGTTTCGGGCGGCTGGATCGAGATCCTCAAGGATGGCGCCGTCCTGACGCTCAATGCCAAGACCGGCTGGCGCGAGGTCGAGGTCGGCCGCGGCTCGTCGGAACAGACCTGCCCCGTTCACGCGCTGGAGCAGTGGCTGCACTTCGCACGCATCGATTTCGGTGCGGTCTTCGTGCGCACCTCGCGGGACGGCAAGAAGGCCCTGGAATCCCGCCTCTCCGACAAGCATGTCGCGCGGCTCATCAAGCAGACCGTGCTGGATGCGGGTATTCGCGCGGACCTGCCGGAGAAGGATCGGCTGGCTCTGTTTTCGGGGCACTCGCTTCGGGCTGGGCTCGCCAGTTCGGCCGAGGTCGATGAGCGCTACATTCAGAAGCAGCTCGGGCACGCCTCGGCCGAGATGACCCGCCGTTATCAGCGTCGGCGCGACAGGTTCCGGGTCAACATGACCAAAGCCGCGGGGCTCTAG
- the repC gene encoding plasmid replication protein RepC, with product MKHTGWRKPTPGLGVAEQLAQAGERVAVPKSTAFVAIKRVGAHIGLKAGDLLLLDTLGAFTQTQDWEEGRRPIVWASNAYLMEQTGFSLSALKRHARRLVEAGVISFKDSPNGKRWGRRDEEGVIIEAYGFDLSPLSARAEEFEQLHIEIQAERALCQRLKRQITVSRRMIRARIEAALSGALKGPWTQLTTLFEDLLARLPRRHTASETLERLMDWFRELQERVEAAYLKAVRADEVVENMAEPIEEVSEKTQEMNPREVISGPHILTTTKLNPVTSNSSEKEEEAGIAPNAPPEERVDRELEDWVAEVRKKRGAALDLPTVMQACPEFASWARNVGGYLKDWGDLHRVAGQLRPMIGVSQHAWNLAQDRLGPQIATAALVLTFDKHAKGEVASPGGYLRGMIEKAGAGELHLERSFYGRLSGQAA from the coding sequence ATGAAACATACAGGTTGGCGCAAGCCGACACCGGGACTTGGCGTAGCGGAGCAGCTCGCCCAAGCCGGTGAACGGGTAGCTGTACCCAAATCAACAGCATTCGTGGCAATCAAGCGAGTCGGAGCGCACATCGGCCTCAAAGCCGGCGACCTCCTGCTCCTCGACACACTCGGGGCGTTTACCCAGACCCAGGATTGGGAGGAGGGCAGGCGGCCGATCGTCTGGGCGTCGAACGCCTATCTGATGGAGCAGACGGGCTTCTCGCTGTCTGCCCTTAAGCGTCATGCTCGGCGCCTGGTCGAGGCAGGGGTGATCTCCTTCAAGGATAGCCCGAATGGCAAACGGTGGGGCCGGAGAGATGAGGAGGGCGTCATCATCGAGGCCTATGGCTTCGATCTGTCGCCGCTCTCGGCCCGTGCAGAGGAGTTCGAGCAGCTGCATATCGAGATCCAGGCCGAACGTGCCCTCTGCCAGCGCCTGAAGCGCCAGATCACCGTCTCACGGCGCATGATCCGGGCGCGGATCGAGGCGGCCCTGAGCGGCGCTCTGAAGGGCCCCTGGACGCAGCTCACGACCCTGTTCGAAGATCTCCTGGCGCGGCTTCCACGCCGCCACACGGCGTCAGAGACGCTTGAGAGGCTCATGGACTGGTTTCGGGAGCTGCAGGAGCGGGTTGAGGCAGCCTACCTCAAGGCGGTCCGAGCGGATGAGGTTGTGGAAAACATGGCGGAGCCCATCGAAGAAGTGTCCGAGAAGACTCAAGAAATGAACCCCAGGGAGGTCATTTCCGGACCTCATATACTAACTACAACCAAACTTAATCCTGTAACCAGTAATTCCTCTGAAAAAGAGGAAGAGGCCGGCATCGCGCCAAATGCCCCACCGGAAGAGCGCGTGGACAGGGAGCTGGAAGATTGGGTTGCCGAGGTGCGCAAGAAACGTGGAGCAGCGCTCGATCTGCCGACGGTGATGCAGGCCTGTCCGGAATTCGCGTCCTGGGCGCGCAATGTGGGCGGATACCTGAAGGATTGGGGCGATCTGCACCGGGTGGCGGGGCAGTTGAGGCCGATGATCGGCGTCTCCCAGCACGCCTGGAACCTGGCGCAGGATCGTCTCGGGCCTCAGATCGCCACCGCGGCACTGGTCCTGACCTTCGACAAGCATGCCAAGGGCGAAGTGGCATCGCCGGGCGGCTATCTCCGCGGCATGATCGAGAAGGCCGGGGCAGGGGAGCTGCATCTCGAGCGCAGCTTCTATGGCCGGTTGAGCGGGCAGGCGGCGTGA